A genome region from Mycobacterium florentinum includes the following:
- the aroB gene encoding 3-dehydroquinate synthase, with the protein MTEPTPPVTVQVAVDPPYPVVIGTGLLTELGELLGDRHRVAILHQPVLAQTAEAIRSYLVDKGVDAHRIEIPDAEAGKELPVVGFIWEVLGRIGIDRKDALVSLGGGAATDVAGFAAATWLRGVSIVHVPTTLLGMVDAAVGGKTGINTDAGKNLVGAFHQPLAVLVDLATLETLPHNEIVAGMAEVVKAGFIADPVILDLIEADSQAALDPKGEVMPELIRRAIAVKAEVVAADEKESELREILNYGHTLAHAIERRERYQWRHGAAVSVGLVFVAELARLTGRLDDDTAARHRAILTSLGLPVSYDPDALPQLLEYMAGDKKSRAGVLRFVVLDGLAKPGRLVGPDPGLLVTAYAGVCAP; encoded by the coding sequence ATGACAGAACCCACCCCACCGGTCACCGTACAGGTGGCCGTCGACCCGCCGTACCCGGTGGTGATCGGCACCGGATTGCTCACCGAGCTGGGCGAGCTGCTCGGCGACCGCCACCGCGTCGCGATCCTCCATCAACCGGTATTGGCGCAGACCGCCGAGGCGATCCGCAGCTACCTGGTCGACAAGGGCGTCGACGCGCACCGCATCGAGATCCCGGACGCCGAAGCCGGAAAAGAATTGCCGGTCGTCGGCTTCATCTGGGAAGTATTGGGCCGCATCGGAATTGACCGCAAGGACGCGCTGGTCAGCCTCGGCGGCGGCGCGGCCACGGACGTCGCCGGCTTCGCCGCGGCCACCTGGCTGCGCGGCGTCTCGATCGTGCATGTTCCGACCACGCTGCTGGGTATGGTCGACGCCGCGGTCGGCGGCAAGACCGGCATCAACACCGATGCGGGCAAGAATCTGGTCGGTGCCTTCCATCAGCCGCTCGCGGTTCTGGTCGACCTGGCCACGCTGGAAACGTTGCCGCACAACGAGATCGTGGCCGGGATGGCCGAGGTGGTGAAGGCCGGGTTCATCGCCGATCCGGTGATCCTCGACCTCATCGAAGCCGACTCGCAGGCGGCGCTGGATCCCAAGGGTGAGGTGATGCCGGAGCTGATCCGGCGCGCGATCGCCGTCAAGGCCGAGGTGGTCGCCGCCGACGAAAAAGAATCCGAGCTGCGCGAAATCCTCAACTACGGGCACACTTTGGCGCACGCCATCGAACGTCGGGAGCGCTACCAGTGGCGCCACGGTGCCGCGGTATCGGTGGGCCTGGTGTTCGTTGCCGAGCTCGCCCGGCTCACCGGCCGGCTCGACGACGACACCGCCGCGCGGCACCGCGCCATCCTGACCTCGCTGGGCCTGCCGGTCAGCTACGACCCCGACGCGCTGCCCCAGCTGCTGGAATACATGGCGGGAGACAAGAAATCGCGCGCCGGTGTGCTGCGGTTCGTGGTTCTCGACGGCCTGGCCAAGCCCGGCCGCTTGGTGGGACCGGACCCGGGCCTGCTGGTGACGGCCTACGCGGGAGTCTGTGCGCCATGA
- a CDS encoding M24 family metallopeptidase, with product MTHSQRRDNLKSRIGASGLDAMLVTDLINVRYLSGFSGSNGALLVFADDREAILATDGRYRTQAAAQAPDLEVAIERAVGRYLAGQAGDAGVSKLGFESNVVTVDGFDVLEAELGEHGGKTELVRAAGTVEALREIKDAGEVALLRLACEAADAALKDLVARGGLRPGRTEREVSRELEGLMLDHGADAISFETIVAAGPNSAIPHHRPTDAVLADGDFVKIDFGALVGGYHSDMTRTFVLGKAADWQLEIYQLVAESQRAGREALRPGADLREVDGAARRVIADAGYGEQFSHGLGHGVGLQIHEAPGIGATSCGTLLAGSVVTVEPGVYLPGRGGVRIEDTLVVAGEASEAGGQTAELLTRFPKELAILT from the coding sequence GTGACACATTCCCAGCGTCGAGACAATCTAAAAAGCCGGATCGGTGCCAGCGGGTTGGACGCGATGCTGGTCACGGACCTGATTAACGTGCGCTATCTGTCAGGTTTCTCCGGATCCAACGGCGCGTTGCTGGTCTTTGCCGACGATCGTGAAGCCATTTTGGCCACCGACGGCCGTTACCGCACCCAGGCCGCGGCGCAGGCGCCCGATCTCGAAGTCGCCATCGAGCGGGCCGTCGGGCGCTACCTGGCGGGGCAGGCGGGCGACGCGGGCGTGTCCAAGCTGGGCTTCGAAAGCAATGTGGTCACGGTGGACGGATTCGACGTGCTGGAGGCCGAGCTGGGCGAGCACGGCGGGAAGACGGAGCTGGTGCGGGCCGCCGGAACGGTCGAAGCGCTGCGCGAGATCAAGGACGCCGGTGAGGTGGCGCTGCTGCGATTGGCCTGCGAGGCCGCCGACGCCGCCCTGAAAGACCTGGTCGCGCGCGGCGGTCTGCGGCCCGGCCGAACCGAACGCGAGGTCAGCCGCGAGCTCGAGGGCCTGATGCTCGACCACGGTGCCGACGCGATTTCGTTCGAGACGATCGTGGCCGCCGGACCGAATTCGGCGATCCCGCACCACCGCCCGACCGACGCGGTCCTCGCCGACGGTGACTTCGTCAAGATCGACTTCGGCGCGCTGGTCGGCGGCTACCACTCCGACATGACCCGCACGTTCGTGCTGGGCAAGGCCGCCGACTGGCAGCTGGAGATCTACCAGCTGGTCGCCGAGTCGCAGCGGGCCGGCCGGGAGGCGCTGCGGCCGGGCGCCGACCTGCGTGAGGTGGACGGCGCCGCGCGCCGGGTGATCGCCGACGCGGGTTACGGCGAGCAGTTCAGCCATGGTTTGGGGCATGGGGTGGGCCTGCAGATCCACGAAGCGCCGGGAATCGGTGCCACCTCGTGCGGGACATTGCTGGCCGGTTCGGTCGTGACGGTGGAGCCGGGCGTCTACCTGCCGGGCCGCGGCGGTGTCCGCATCGAGGACACCCTGGTGGTCGCCGGCGAGGCGTCGGAAGCCGGCGGGCAGACCGCCGAGCTGCTGACTCGGTTCCCCAAGGAACTGGCCATTCTGACGTAG
- a CDS encoding shikimate kinase translates to MTPKAVLVGLPGSGKSTIGRRLAKAMGVGYADTDVLIEQQTGRTIADIFATDGEQEFRRIEEDVVRTALATHDGVVSLGGGAVTTAGVREALAGHTVIFLEIGAREGVRRTGGTSARPLLAGGDRAEKYRALMAQRTPLYRRVATLRVDTNRRNPGAVVRYIMSRLPLQTTQQPVTPGAEATT, encoded by the coding sequence GTGACCCCCAAGGCCGTACTGGTCGGATTGCCCGGCTCGGGCAAGTCGACCATCGGGCGCCGGCTGGCCAAGGCGATGGGCGTCGGCTACGCCGACACCGACGTGCTGATCGAGCAGCAGACGGGCCGCACCATCGCCGACATCTTCGCCACCGACGGGGAGCAGGAATTCCGCCGCATCGAGGAGGACGTGGTGCGCACGGCGCTGGCTACCCACGACGGCGTCGTGTCGCTCGGCGGCGGCGCGGTCACCACGGCGGGGGTGCGCGAGGCGCTGGCCGGGCACACCGTCATCTTCCTGGAGATCGGCGCCCGAGAAGGCGTGCGGCGCACCGGCGGGACCTCCGCCCGGCCGCTGCTGGCCGGCGGGGACCGGGCCGAGAAATACCGCGCCCTGATGGCGCAACGAACTCCGCTGTACCGGCGCGTCGCGACCCTCCGGGTCGACACCAACCGCCGCAATCCCGGGGCGGTGGTGCGCTACATCATGTCCCGGCTGCCCCTGCAAACCACCCAACAGCCGGTCACGCCCGGCGCCGAGGCAACCACATGA
- the aroQ gene encoding type II 3-dehydroquinate dehydratase, with protein MTTTVNVINGPNLGRLGRREPEVYGDTTHDQLAALIEREASGLGLKAVVRQSDNESELLDWIHAAADAGEPVILNAGGLTHTSVALRDACAELRAPLIEVHISNVHAREEFRRHSYLSPVATGVIVGLGVQGYLLALRYLAETNQD; from the coding sequence ATGACCACGACAGTCAACGTCATCAACGGCCCCAACCTGGGCCGGCTGGGCCGGCGCGAGCCCGAGGTCTACGGCGACACCACGCACGACCAGCTGGCGGCGCTGATCGAACGCGAGGCCTCCGGGCTTGGGCTCAAAGCTGTTGTGCGGCAAAGTGATAACGAATCCGAATTGCTGGACTGGATTCACGCGGCCGCCGACGCGGGGGAGCCGGTGATACTCAACGCCGGCGGCCTGACTCATACATCGGTGGCGCTGCGCGATGCGTGCGCCGAACTGCGCGCCCCGCTGATCGAGGTGCACATCTCCAATGTGCATGCGCGCGAAGAGTTTCGGCGTCACTCATATCTCAGCCCGGTCGCGACCGGAGTGATCGTCGGGCTGGGCGTCCAGGGCTATCTGCTGGCCCTGCGCTACCTGGCCGAGACGAATCAGGACTAG
- the aroC gene encoding chorismate synthase — translation MLRWITAGESHGRALVAVVEGMVAGVEVTSTEIGDQLARRRLGYGRGARMQFERDAVTVLAGVRHGVTLGGPIAIEIGNTEWPKWETVMATDPVDPAELADIARNAPLTRPRPGHADYAGMLKYGFDDARPVLERASARETAARVAAGTVARSFLRQALGVEVLSHVIAIGPSQPYDGPPPGSDDLDAIDASPVRAFDKTAEQAMIAEIEAAKKDGDTLGGVVEVVALGLPVGLGSFTSGDNRLDSQLAAAVMGIQAIKGVEIGDGFATARRRGSQAHDEMYPGPDGVIRSTNRAGGLEGGMTNGQVLRVRAAMKPISTVPRALATVDMATGDEAVAIHQRSDVCAVPAAGVVVETMVALVLARAALDKFGGDSLAETRRNIEAYQRAVAEREAPAARAQASG, via the coding sequence GTGTTGCGTTGGATCACCGCGGGGGAGTCCCATGGCCGCGCGTTGGTAGCCGTGGTTGAAGGCATGGTCGCCGGCGTCGAGGTCACCTCGACCGAAATCGGCGACCAGTTGGCCCGCCGCCGGCTCGGTTACGGCCGCGGCGCCCGCATGCAGTTCGAACGCGACGCGGTGACCGTGCTGGCCGGCGTGCGCCACGGCGTGACCCTGGGCGGGCCGATCGCCATCGAGATCGGCAACACCGAATGGCCGAAATGGGAAACCGTGATGGCCACCGACCCCGTCGACCCCGCCGAGCTGGCCGATATCGCGCGCAATGCGCCGCTCACCCGGCCCCGGCCCGGACACGCCGACTACGCCGGCATGCTCAAATACGGCTTCGACGACGCCCGCCCGGTGCTCGAGCGCGCCAGCGCGCGCGAGACCGCCGCCCGCGTCGCGGCGGGCACGGTCGCCCGGTCGTTTCTGCGCCAGGCGCTCGGCGTCGAGGTGCTCTCCCACGTGATCGCGATCGGCCCGTCGCAGCCCTACGACGGACCACCGCCCGGATCCGACGACCTGGACGCGATCGACGCCAGCCCGGTGCGCGCCTTCGACAAGACCGCCGAGCAGGCGATGATCGCCGAGATCGAGGCCGCCAAGAAGGACGGCGACACCCTCGGCGGCGTGGTGGAAGTCGTCGCGCTCGGCCTGCCGGTCGGGCTCGGCTCGTTCACCAGCGGCGACAACCGCCTGGACAGCCAGCTGGCGGCCGCCGTGATGGGCATTCAGGCGATCAAGGGCGTGGAGATCGGCGACGGCTTTGCGACCGCGCGCCGCCGCGGCAGCCAGGCCCACGACGAGATGTACCCGGGTCCCGACGGCGTGATCCGCTCGACCAACAGGGCCGGCGGCCTGGAAGGCGGCATGACCAACGGCCAGGTGCTGCGGGTGCGGGCGGCGATGAAGCCGATCTCGACCGTGCCGCGGGCCCTGGCCACCGTCGACATGGCCACCGGTGACGAGGCCGTCGCCATCCACCAGCGCTCCGACGTGTGCGCGGTGCCGGCCGCCGGCGTCGTCGTCGAGACCATGGTGGCGCTGGTGCTGGCCCGGGCCGCGCTGGACAAGTTCGGCGGCGATTCGCTGGCCGAGACCCGGCGCAACATCGAGGCCTACCAGCGCGCGGTCGCCGAGCGCGAAGCACCGGCCGCCCGCGCCCAGGCGTCCGGGTAG
- a CDS encoding B-4DMT family transporter encodes MSNWMLRGLAFAGLMVVVRLVQGAIINAWQTQAGLISVVLLLLFIIGVAVWGVLDGRADAKANADPDRRADLAMTWLLAGLLAGILSGAVSWLVALFYKGLYTGGLINEVTTFAAFTALCVFLPGIVGVAVGRWRVDRNPPPDRPGGPDEERADTDVFTAASADEAPTGEVPVQHPGAHAAAQPSAVATAERDAPTETIPTRADDAKTETISTRADDAKTEVIRTDEPGSEWPSSQWGKKD; translated from the coding sequence ATGAGTAACTGGATGCTGCGTGGATTGGCGTTCGCTGGACTGATGGTTGTCGTCCGGCTGGTCCAGGGGGCGATCATCAACGCGTGGCAGACGCAGGCGGGATTGATCAGTGTTGTACTGCTTCTGCTGTTCATCATCGGCGTAGCCGTATGGGGGGTGCTGGACGGCCGGGCCGACGCGAAAGCCAACGCGGATCCTGATCGTCGAGCGGACCTGGCGATGACCTGGCTGTTGGCCGGGCTGTTGGCCGGGATTCTGAGCGGGGCCGTGTCCTGGCTCGTCGCGCTGTTCTACAAGGGCCTCTACACCGGGGGGCTGATCAACGAGGTGACGACGTTCGCGGCGTTCACCGCGCTCTGCGTCTTCCTGCCCGGGATCGTCGGGGTGGCCGTCGGTCGCTGGCGGGTGGACCGCAATCCCCCGCCGGACCGGCCGGGCGGGCCGGACGAGGAGCGGGCTGACACCGACGTGTTCACCGCCGCCAGTGCCGACGAGGCGCCGACCGGTGAGGTGCCGGTGCAGCATCCCGGGGCGCACGCGGCGGCGCAGCCGTCGGCGGTGGCCACCGCCGAACGGGACGCGCCCACCGAGACCATCCCGACTCGTGCGGACGACGCCAAAACCGAAACGATCTCGACTCGTGCCGATGACGCCAAGACCGAGGTGATCCGCACCGATGAGCCGGGTTCGGAATGGCCGAGCTCGCAGTGGGGAAAGAAGGACTAG
- a CDS encoding prepilin peptidase — MRATAATVVAVWLVVLSCYDLRHRRLPNRLTLPGGAVILVVAWCAGRGVPAVAGAAALTGLYLLVHLIAPAGMGAGDVKLAIGLGALAGCFGIAVWFLAALAAPLLTAVVGVALRGAVPHGPSMCLATAAAVLLG; from the coding sequence GTGCGGGCAACGGCGGCGACGGTGGTCGCGGTCTGGCTGGTGGTGCTGAGCTGCTACGACCTCCGGCACCGCAGACTGCCCAACCGGCTGACGCTGCCCGGGGGCGCGGTGATCCTGGTGGTCGCCTGGTGTGCCGGACGCGGCGTGCCCGCCGTGGCCGGGGCCGCCGCATTGACCGGGCTGTATCTGCTCGTGCATCTGATCGCGCCGGCCGGGATGGGAGCCGGCGATGTGAAGCTGGCGATCGGCCTGGGCGCGCTGGCCGGCTGCTTCGGCATCGCGGTGTGGTTTCTGGCGGCGTTGGCCGCGCCGCTGCTGACCGCCGTGGTCGGGGTGGCTTTGCGCGGCGCGGTGCCGCACGGTCCGTCGATGTGCCTGGCCACCGCGGCCGCGGTGCTGCTGGGTTGA
- a CDS encoding shikimate dehydrogenase — MSSTAPPASPGPRKAAVLGSPIAHSKSPQLHLAAYHALGLDDWTYERIECGAEELPGVVGGFGPEWVGVSVTAPGKFAALDFADERTERAQQVGSANTLVRTPRGWRADNTDIDGVSGAIGSASGWALVCGSGGTAPAAVVGLAQLGVSGITVVARNPDKAARLVDLGASAGVPTRFCELDDPDARGLAAEVAAAEVLVSTIPAEVAARYARTFAMIPVLLDAVYDPWPTPLAAAVAAAGGRAINGVQMLLHQAFAQVEQFTGLPAPRDAMTCALAALD, encoded by the coding sequence GTGTCCTCGACAGCACCCCCCGCTAGCCCGGGCCCGAGAAAAGCGGCCGTCCTCGGGTCGCCGATCGCGCATTCGAAATCACCGCAACTGCACCTCGCGGCCTATCACGCGCTGGGCCTGGACGACTGGACCTACGAGCGCATCGAGTGCGGTGCCGAGGAGCTGCCGGGCGTCGTCGGCGGATTCGGGCCGGAGTGGGTCGGGGTATCGGTGACCGCGCCGGGCAAGTTCGCCGCGCTGGACTTCGCCGACGAGCGCACCGAACGCGCACAGCAGGTGGGTTCGGCCAACACGCTGGTGCGCACGCCCCGCGGCTGGCGGGCCGACAACACCGACATCGACGGGGTGAGTGGGGCGATCGGCTCGGCCTCGGGATGGGCGCTGGTCTGTGGATCGGGCGGCACCGCGCCCGCCGCCGTGGTGGGCTTGGCTCAGCTCGGCGTCAGCGGCATCACCGTCGTGGCGCGCAACCCGGACAAGGCGGCCCGGCTGGTGGATCTGGGGGCGAGCGCCGGCGTGCCGACGCGGTTCTGCGAGCTGGACGACCCCGACGCCAGGGGCCTGGCCGCCGAGGTGGCGGCCGCGGAGGTACTGGTCAGCACGATCCCGGCCGAGGTCGCCGCGCGCTACGCCCGCACCTTCGCGATGATTCCGGTGCTGCTAGACGCCGTCTACGACCCCTGGCCCACCCCGCTGGCCGCCGCCGTCGCCGCCGCGGGTGGGCGGGCGATCAACGGTGTGCAGATGCTGCTGCATCAGGCCTTCGCACAGGTGGAGCAATTCACCGGGTTGCCCGCGCCGCGCGACGCGATGACTTGCGCTTTGGCCGCCCTGGATTAG